From a region of the Sphingopyxis sp. YR583 genome:
- a CDS encoding adenosylcobinamide-GDP ribazoletransferase, with amino-acid sequence MKGLIVAIQFLTRLPTPRIAVSSDEFAASMRWFPAVGLIVGAFVAGAGWAGGQIDPWTGALSALLIWVAVTGALHLDGLGDIADASGAAHKDRERLIAVLGDPHVGSFAVVAIALQLIAKLVLLHALLDRHAFAAIALIPFAARVGPLVWSRALPDLHAGLGSRFRNAVRPVDFLIWSLAFIAAVWISPSLLIAPLAFVLWGWWLLRRIGGISGDGHGAGIEIGESLLLAAALLLAHAT; translated from the coding sequence ATGAAGGGCCTGATCGTCGCGATCCAGTTTCTGACGAGGCTGCCGACGCCGCGCATCGCCGTGTCGAGTGACGAATTCGCGGCGTCGATGCGCTGGTTTCCCGCGGTCGGGCTGATCGTCGGCGCATTCGTTGCCGGCGCCGGTTGGGCGGGTGGACAGATCGACCCGTGGACGGGCGCCCTGTCCGCCCTCCTTATCTGGGTCGCGGTCACCGGCGCGCTGCACCTCGACGGGCTCGGCGATATCGCCGACGCAAGCGGCGCGGCGCACAAGGACCGCGAACGGTTGATCGCCGTGCTTGGCGATCCGCATGTCGGCAGTTTCGCGGTGGTCGCCATCGCACTGCAACTGATCGCCAAGCTGGTGCTCCTTCATGCCCTGCTCGACCGCCACGCTTTCGCCGCGATCGCGCTGATTCCTTTCGCCGCGCGGGTCGGCCCGCTCGTCTGGTCGCGCGCGCTGCCCGACCTGCACGCGGGGCTCGGGTCGCGCTTCCGCAATGCGGTGCGCCCGGTCGATTTCCTGATATGGAGTTTGGCCTTCATCGCTGCCGTGTGGATATCGCCCTCGCTATTGATCGCACCGCTGGCCTTCGTCCTCTGGGGCTGGTGGCTGCTGCGCAGGATCGGCGGCATTTCGGGCGATGGGCATGGCGCGGGGATCGAGATCGGCGAAAGCCTCCTCCTCGCCGCCGCGCTGCTGCTGGCGCACGCCACATGA
- a CDS encoding aminotransferase class I/II-fold pyridoxal phosphate-dependent enzyme produces the protein MTGAWTWHGGGLEAAKRRFGGDDWIDLSTGINPHAWPTGAMAFDWQRLPDTNALARLEVVAASYFGLAAQHVCAVPGTEIGLRLVGSLIGGPAQHIAPSYRTHGDMIHDTSAIEASAAQNSTGNLILANPNNPDGRTVGAERVRTLLDGRDGWLLVDEAFADVDPAHSVAPSIDDARRLIVFRSFGKFFGLAGLRLGFVLAPQAIVAALRERLGAWPLSAAAIAIGTAAYADADWIAATRQRLPEEAAALDAVLVRSGFQPIGACPLFRLIETGDAHALFERLAARAILARPFADQPHWLRIGLPADANALARLEAALTDG, from the coding sequence ATGACCGGTGCATGGACCTGGCACGGCGGCGGCCTCGAAGCCGCCAAACGCCGCTTCGGCGGCGACGACTGGATCGACCTGTCGACCGGCATCAACCCGCACGCTTGGCCCACGGGCGCGATGGCGTTCGACTGGCAGCGCTTGCCCGACACGAACGCGCTGGCACGGCTCGAGGTCGTCGCGGCGAGCTATTTCGGCTTGGCCGCACAGCATGTCTGCGCGGTCCCGGGCACCGAAATCGGGCTGCGCCTGGTCGGGTCGCTGATCGGTGGCCCCGCGCAGCACATCGCCCCCAGTTATCGCACCCATGGCGATATGATCCACGACACTTCGGCCATTGAAGCCTCGGCTGCGCAAAATTCGACCGGTAACCTGATCCTCGCCAACCCCAATAACCCAGACGGGCGCACCGTGGGCGCCGAACGGGTTCGGACGTTGCTCGACGGCCGGGATGGCTGGCTCCTCGTCGACGAAGCCTTCGCCGACGTCGACCCGGCGCATAGCGTCGCACCTTCGATCGACGACGCACGGCGACTGATCGTCTTTCGTTCGTTCGGAAAATTCTTCGGCCTTGCCGGCCTCCGGCTCGGCTTCGTGCTCGCACCGCAAGCCATTGTCGCGGCGCTGCGCGAACGGCTCGGCGCATGGCCGCTGTCGGCGGCGGCAATCGCGATCGGCACCGCGGCCTATGCCGATGCCGACTGGATCGCGGCCACGCGGCAGCGCCTGCCCGAGGAAGCGGCAGCACTTGACGCGGTGCTGGTACGGAGCGGATTCCAGCCCATCGGCGCCTGCCCGCTCTTTCGCCTGATCGAGACGGGCGACGCGCACGCACTGTTCGAACGGCTCGCGGCGCGCGCAATCCTGGCCCGCCCCTTCGCAGACCAACCGCACTGGCTGCGCATCGGTCTCCCCGCCGACGCCAACGC